In Pseudomonas sp. LRP2-20, the genomic window ATCACCGTAATCCCGGCAATCGTCAAGCCGGCGCCCATCATGGTGTTGGCTGTGATGGGATCGTGAAGGAAGATGCGCCCCAATAGAATCGAGGAAATGGAGGCGCTCGCCATCAGAATGATGACGACGCCGGCCGCTGCATAATGGCTGTAGGCGGCAGTTTCAAAGTGAAACAACACGAATATTCCGAGAAACGAACAAATGGCTGCAGGTAGCCACCTGCCAGGGGACGCGGGTCGTTTCAATAATGGCAGGAGAACTGACAACAGCAGGCAGCCGAGAGCGGTTTTGATCAAGGCGATGCTGCTCGAGCTGAAACCCACGCTGATCAAGAACTTGCTGAGTACACCGATGGTTGCATTCAAGGATGCGGCGCAGAGCGCAAACAGGATGCCTTTGCCTAGATGAGATCGCACGATGATATTCCCTTTCATTGTCTTTGGCGTGGGCAGAGCGCATGTCGCTGAAAATGGCTACCCATCGGCGCAGGGTAATGTGTAGAGCCTGCTCTACAGTCAAGGATCTTGTTGCTGTGAATATTGGCGAGCTGGAACGGCGGAGTGGAGTTGGCCTGAGCCTTTCGCCCATGGCAGAAACTGATTTCTAGGCGCTGCGTTGAACCACCTGCAGGATACTGAGTCGCAACTCTTCTTTTGCCTCATGCTCAGCGATGTCGCCTGATACCGCAGCATCCGACAGCGCATCTGCGGCCCCTAACATCGCCCAGAGGCTGGCGTTGGATACACCAACCGGCCCAGTGAAAGGCGCAAATATCTCGGCGCATTTCTTGAGCAGGGCCTTTTGGTAGTGGCGTTTGACGATGACCAGCTCTGGCGAGCCGCCAAGGGCCGCCAGGACGCCCTGGATCTCGCGCCCCTGTGTCATCACGCAATCGACATAGGCGTTGGCGAAAACCCTCGCTTTGTCCTGCACCGTAGGCTCAGCCGCTGCGACAGCATGATCGAAGAGGGCGGTTTGGCGAATGTCGAAGTCTTCATACAGTGCAGCCAATAACCCATTTCGGGTTCCGAAGTGATCGTAGACCACCGGTTTGGTGACGCCTGCCGCCTCAGCCAGACGACCGAGCGTGAGAGAATCGGTACCCTCGTCGTTGATCAACGCCCAGGAGACTTCCAGCAACTGGCGTGCACGGGCTTCCCGGGTCAGGCGTCGGCGCGAAGGTACGGGAGTTGGCGACGTCATGCGCAGGTTTGCCCCGCTGTGGCTGGTTCCTGGGGAGCGAAGATACTGGCACCGATCCTGTGCGCTGTGTGCAGATGAGCCTCTGCATAGTGACCATCCGAGGGAAGCAGTAGGCAGGAGCTGCGCACATTTGCGCCACAGTAGTCAAAAATCTCGTGGTCTATCTGGGCCTTCATGGCGGGTGTATAGCCGTGTCGCATGTAGGTGCCTTCATCGGCGCCGCCGATGGCCACCAAGTGCACCTGCAAGTGCCCCAATTTCTTTACCAACTTACCGTTGCTCATCTCCTCATAAGCCCAGCCCTGCGCAAAGACGCGGTCGATCCAGCCCTTGAGCACGGCAGGGAATGACCACCAGTAGATCGGGTAGACGATGACCAGGGCGTCCGCACGATCAAGTCGTTCCTGTTCTGCGGCAACGTCAGCGGGCGGGGCAGACTGCTTGAGAAATAGTCCGTGATCCGCCAGGTTGAAGCGCGGATCGAAACCCTCGGCAATGAGGTCAGCAATTTGCGCGCTGTGTCGGGAGTCCGAAGCGGTGATGCTTTGCGCGATGCGCTGGGCAATGGCATGAGTCAATGAATGGGGATTGGGATGGGCGACGACGATCACGCTGTGCATGGTTAGCTCTCCGAGTGTCAGGCGAGTAGCTCGCTTAACCATCAAGCGCCACTCTCTATATACTGAAAGTAACTTACCAAAGGTAACTTGTCTACGCGTGAACTGTCTGTGCCTGACCCGTTGTTCCCCCCCTTGCGAGCAAGGCGCGGGGGCGATCGGCGCCACCGCGGTCTCGGCCAGGATAGGGAGGATTGCGAACTGGAAAGCGTCGTTGCTCAGCACGCAGGTGAACGGCATGCTGAGGAACGCTGTGATGACTGACGTGAAATGGCCAGCGGATTCAGGGATCACATGGATCAAGCTCGCCGAGATCGATCTGATCATTCCTGTGCCAGGCATGATCCCGACGAAGATGCCAGCGGCGTCAGATCAGTCCTTCAG contains:
- a CDS encoding TetR/AcrR family transcriptional regulator, producing MTSPTPVPSRRRLTREARARQLLEVSWALINDEGTDSLTLGRLAEAAGVTKPVVYDHFGTRNGLLAALYEDFDIRQTALFDHAVAAAEPTVQDKARVFANAYVDCVMTQGREIQGVLAALGGSPELVIVKRHYQKALLKKCAEIFAPFTGPVGVSNASLWAMLGAADALSDAAVSGDIAEHEAKEELRLSILQVVQRSA
- a CDS encoding NAD(P)H-dependent oxidoreductase, with the translated sequence MHSVIVVAHPNPHSLTHAIAQRIAQSITASDSRHSAQIADLIAEGFDPRFNLADHGLFLKQSAPPADVAAEQERLDRADALVIVYPIYWWSFPAVLKGWIDRVFAQGWAYEEMSNGKLVKKLGHLQVHLVAIGGADEGTYMRHGYTPAMKAQIDHEIFDYCGANVRSSCLLLPSDGHYAEAHLHTAHRIGASIFAPQEPATAGQTCA